From a single Leifsonia sp. 1010 genomic region:
- a CDS encoding ABC transporter ATP-binding protein, translating to MSLHVAASLAARDVAVELSVADGETLALLGPNGAGKSTVLGMLAGLVRPDEGRATLGDQILFDLPGTWRPPHQRGVALLAQDALLFPHLSVRDNVAFGPRSSGAGRADAAGRADEWMRRTATAEFADRRPAELSGGQAQRVAVARALAAEPRLLLLDEPLSALDVAVAAELRGTLAGVLAGRTTVLVTHDALDAYLLADRVAVMHEGRVIEEGPTRQVLERPRNPFTAELSGLTLVAGVRTADGLVTGDGMRLRGTAVAPVEVGARALAAVRPSAVRVLPDGDETDRPDRIRAIVTGLEPQADLVRVRTDRLDALVPPADVADLRLRVGDRVTLGVPPAAATVYPA from the coding sequence ATGAGCCTCCACGTCGCGGCGTCGCTCGCCGCGCGGGACGTCGCGGTCGAGCTTTCCGTCGCCGACGGCGAGACGCTCGCCCTGCTCGGTCCGAACGGCGCGGGCAAGTCGACGGTGCTCGGGATGCTGGCCGGGCTCGTCCGCCCGGACGAGGGTCGTGCGACGCTCGGCGACCAGATCCTGTTCGACCTCCCCGGCACCTGGCGGCCGCCGCATCAGCGCGGCGTCGCGCTGCTCGCGCAGGACGCGCTGCTGTTCCCGCATCTCAGCGTCCGCGACAACGTCGCCTTCGGGCCCCGGTCGTCGGGCGCCGGCCGTGCCGACGCCGCCGGGCGGGCCGACGAGTGGATGCGCCGGACCGCGACCGCGGAATTCGCCGACCGGCGTCCCGCCGAGCTGTCCGGAGGGCAGGCGCAGCGGGTCGCGGTCGCGCGGGCGCTGGCCGCCGAGCCGCGGCTGCTGCTCCTCGACGAGCCGCTGTCGGCGCTGGATGTCGCCGTCGCCGCAGAGCTCCGAGGCACGCTCGCCGGCGTGCTGGCGGGGCGCACGACGGTCCTCGTCACGCATGACGCTCTGGACGCGTACCTCCTCGCCGACCGGGTCGCGGTCATGCACGAGGGCCGCGTGATCGAGGAGGGGCCGACGCGGCAGGTGCTCGAACGGCCGCGGAATCCCTTCACCGCTGAGTTGTCGGGGCTGACGCTGGTGGCCGGGGTGCGGACGGCCGACGGGCTGGTCACCGGCGACGGGATGCGACTGCGCGGCACCGCGGTCGCGCCCGTCGAGGTGGGCGCTCGCGCGCTGGCGGCGGTGCGTCCGTCCGCGGTGCGCGTCCTGCCCGACGGGGATGAGACAGACCGGCCCGACCGCATCCGCGCGATCGTGACCGGTCTGGAGCCGCAGGCCGACCTCGTCCGCGTGCGCACCGACCGCCTCGACGCGCTGGTGCCGCCCGCCGACGTCG
- a CDS encoding ABC transporter permease — protein MSIRLGVPRWIVVVAAIGGLFIVLPLLAMAARVDWADFIPLITSPSSVDALLLSLRTSLLATAACLVLGVPMAIVLARVPFAGSRVVRAVVLLPLVLPPVVGGLALLALYGRRGLLGGALDVAFSTPAVVIAQTFVALPFLVLSLEGALRSAGERYEAVAATLGARPSTVLFRVTLPLVLPAIVSGSILSFARALGEFGATLTFAGSLQGVTRTLPLEIYLQRETDPDAAVALSLVLVAVAIAVVAVAHGAGEGLRFRRVRADAEVREKAA, from the coding sequence GTGAGCATCCGGCTGGGCGTTCCGCGCTGGATCGTGGTGGTCGCCGCGATCGGGGGTCTGTTCATCGTGCTGCCGCTGCTCGCGATGGCGGCCCGCGTCGACTGGGCGGACTTCATCCCCCTCATCACCTCGCCGTCGTCGGTGGATGCGCTCCTCCTCAGCCTCCGCACGTCGCTGCTCGCGACGGCCGCCTGCCTGGTGCTCGGCGTGCCGATGGCGATCGTGCTCGCGCGCGTGCCGTTCGCGGGCAGCCGGGTGGTGCGGGCGGTCGTGCTGCTGCCACTGGTGCTGCCGCCGGTCGTCGGCGGCCTCGCGTTGCTCGCCCTGTACGGCCGCCGCGGGCTGCTCGGCGGCGCGCTCGATGTCGCCTTCTCGACGCCCGCGGTGGTGATCGCGCAGACCTTCGTCGCGCTCCCCTTCCTCGTGCTCAGCCTGGAGGGCGCACTGCGGTCTGCCGGTGAGCGCTACGAGGCGGTGGCGGCGACGCTCGGCGCCCGCCCATCCACCGTCCTGTTCCGGGTGACGCTGCCGCTGGTGCTTCCGGCGATCGTCTCCGGGTCGATCCTGTCGTTCGCCCGGGCGCTCGGCGAGTTCGGCGCGACCCTGACGTTCGCGGGCAGTCTGCAGGGCGTCACCCGGACGCTGCCGCTGGAGATCTACCTGCAGCGGGAGACCGATCCCGACGCCGCCGTCGCGCTGTCGCTGGTGCTGGTGGCGGTGGCCATCGCGGTGGTCGCGGTCGCCCACGGCGCGGGCGAGGGACTCCGTTTTCGCCGGGTGCGCGCAGACGCCGAGGTTCGCGAGAAGGCCGCATGA
- the modA gene encoding molybdate ABC transporter substrate-binding protein: MSARPRRLGRLATAAVAAGALCSLALAGCSSPAASTPSAPRSSDRVSGTITVVAAASLTKTFTELGTRFEAAHPGAKVTFSFAGSSDLVSQLTAGAPADVFASADETNMTKAVDAKVISGSPVDFATNVLAIAVPPGNPAHVTGLADLASPSVKTVVCAPQVPCGAATEKVEKSAGVTLKPVSQESSVTDVLGKVTSGEADAGIVYATDVKGAGSAVESVPFPEAAKTVNVYPISVVAQAPNAAGGKAFVAYVTGPAGRAVLAAAGFGAP; this comes from the coding sequence ATGAGCGCGCGCCCCCGTCGTCTCGGCAGGCTCGCGACCGCGGCGGTCGCGGCTGGTGCGCTGTGCTCCCTGGCCCTCGCCGGATGCAGCAGCCCGGCCGCATCCACGCCGTCGGCTCCGCGCTCCTCAGACCGGGTCAGCGGCACGATCACGGTGGTCGCCGCCGCCTCGCTCACCAAGACGTTCACCGAGCTCGGCACGCGGTTCGAAGCCGCGCATCCCGGTGCCAAGGTCACGTTCTCGTTCGCCGGCTCCTCTGATCTGGTCTCGCAGCTGACCGCCGGAGCCCCGGCGGACGTGTTCGCGTCGGCCGATGAGACGAACATGACGAAGGCGGTGGATGCGAAGGTCATTAGCGGCTCGCCCGTCGACTTCGCGACGAACGTGCTCGCCATCGCGGTGCCACCCGGCAACCCGGCGCACGTCACCGGGCTCGCCGACCTGGCCTCCCCGTCCGTCAAGACGGTCGTGTGTGCACCGCAGGTGCCGTGCGGGGCCGCCACCGAGAAGGTGGAGAAGTCGGCCGGAGTGACCCTGAAGCCGGTGAGCCAGGAGTCGTCGGTGACCGACGTCCTCGGCAAGGTGACATCGGGCGAGGCGGACGCCGGGATCGTCTACGCCACCGACGTGAAGGGTGCCGGCTCGGCTGTCGAGTCCGTGCCGTTTCCAGAGGCGGCGAAGACCGTCAACGTGTACCCGATCTCCGTCGTGGCCCAGGCGCCGAACGCCGCGGGTGGGAAGGCGTTCGTCGCATACGTGACCGGGCCCGCGGGGCGCGCGGTGCTCGCCGCCGCCGGGTTCGGGGCGCCGTGA
- a CDS encoding TOBE domain-containing protein: MPQIRIKDAALYLGVSDDTVRRWIDGGVLGSSRDEAGRTVVDGLELAQLAKQNAVLPGDPSGVAGSARNRFVGLVTDIVMDRVMAQVELQCGPHRVVSLISSEAVRELGLELGSVAVAVVKATNVIVEAPAVAR, encoded by the coding sequence ATGCCGCAGATTCGGATCAAAGACGCCGCGCTCTATCTCGGAGTGAGCGACGACACGGTTCGCCGCTGGATCGACGGCGGCGTGCTGGGCAGCTCCCGCGACGAGGCCGGTCGCACGGTCGTGGACGGACTGGAGCTGGCGCAGCTCGCCAAGCAGAACGCCGTGCTGCCCGGCGACCCCTCCGGCGTCGCGGGCTCGGCGCGCAACCGTTTCGTCGGGCTGGTCACCGACATCGTCATGGACCGGGTGATGGCGCAGGTGGAGCTGCAGTGCGGCCCGCATCGCGTGGTGTCGCTGATCAGCAGCGAGGCCGTGCGCGAACTGGGCCTCGAACTCGGGTCGGTCGCCGTCGCCGTCGTGAAAGCGACCAACGTCATCGTCGAGGCTCCGGCGGTGGCCCGATGA
- a CDS encoding molybdenum cofactor biosynthesis protein MoaE — MSDILATVTGDPLEPSTVDEFVWRTDAGAVVSFQGIVRDHDSGKGVVSLDYRAHPEAEAFLRECCEEVARTTGLRVAAQHRVGSLTIGDLALIAAVAAPHRAEAFAACAELVEIIKARVPIWKRQHFTDGDSEWVGL, encoded by the coding sequence ATGAGCGACATCCTGGCCACCGTCACGGGTGACCCGCTGGAGCCCTCGACCGTCGACGAGTTCGTCTGGCGCACGGACGCAGGGGCCGTGGTGTCCTTCCAGGGCATCGTGCGCGACCACGATAGCGGAAAGGGCGTCGTGTCGCTCGACTACCGTGCGCATCCCGAGGCGGAGGCGTTCCTCCGGGAGTGCTGCGAGGAGGTCGCGCGGACCACCGGGCTGCGGGTGGCAGCGCAGCACCGCGTCGGCTCGCTCACCATCGGCGACCTCGCGCTGATCGCCGCGGTCGCCGCCCCGCATCGCGCCGAGGCGTTCGCCGCCTGCGCCGAGCTGGTCGAGATCATCAAGGCGCGGGTGCCGATCTGGAAGAGGCAGCACTTCACCGACGGCGACTCGGAGTGGGTGGGCCTCTAG